The following are from one region of the Thiocapsa rosea genome:
- a CDS encoding tetratricopeptide repeat protein — MTWSSARSQKVTYALILILSGVTALLAYPLVYPDRSLFRQGEHAWQAGRESDAMSLYAQALANGLNRSHALYRMVTEALQAGDMPLAEQALARLTDNASRARLRASDLLPVAGALDAAGRYDLASALLEHHANLFPEDWSSALYRADLLRRSQRYDDAEGIYRAVRDAAPAQVARVAALQWAEMLGWQERFAAAEELLREQLDADPLDRDARILFGRILFWSGRLDEAISEYQQALGETK, encoded by the coding sequence GTGACTTGGAGCAGCGCCCGGTCGCAGAAGGTTACCTATGCTCTGATCCTCATCCTCAGCGGGGTGACCGCGCTGCTCGCCTATCCGCTCGTCTATCCCGATCGGTCCCTCTTCCGGCAAGGCGAACACGCATGGCAGGCGGGTCGTGAGTCGGACGCCATGTCGCTGTACGCGCAAGCCCTGGCGAACGGGCTGAATCGGTCGCACGCACTCTATCGCATGGTGACCGAGGCCCTGCAGGCAGGCGATATGCCGTTGGCCGAACAGGCGCTCGCGCGACTGACGGACAACGCCTCACGCGCGCGTCTGCGGGCATCCGATCTGCTTCCAGTTGCCGGAGCGCTCGATGCGGCTGGACGCTACGACCTGGCCAGCGCTCTGCTCGAGCACCATGCGAATCTCTTTCCCGAGGATTGGAGTTCAGCGCTGTATCGCGCTGATCTGTTGCGTCGCTCGCAGCGTTACGACGACGCAGAAGGCATCTACAGGGCCGTGCGGGATGCGGCGCCGGCTCAGGTTGCTCGAGTCGCTGCATTGCAATGGGCCGAGATGTTGGGTTGGCAGGAGCGATTCGCCGCTGCAGAGGAACTCTTGCGCGAACAACTCGACGCAGACCCGCTCGACCGTGACGCGCGCATCCTCTTCGGTCGCATCCTGTTCTGGAGCGGGCGCCTCGACGAGGCAATCAGCGAGTATCAACAGGCTTTGGGGGAGACGAAATGA
- a CDS encoding tetratricopeptide repeat protein: MTDTSASRCAPGIHDAADSARRGQRWIGLGLVLLIGLLGLSSPRAQTDAPASPRGPAVQAGTPGTTFGLTEPSRPAPPLQREGDLIPDWQAWLELARLQSYISDYDASLKAYDKVIELRPDDTQARLERIKVLVWANRPEDAWTALQAIPEKDLDAESKLIMADLYATRKEYARASALYRTHLEAAPNDEAVRLKLAEVLSWEERYEESLKEYRLLLERRPDDQQLRRKYAFVLSWAGKLEDAARELKRTLP; the protein is encoded by the coding sequence ATGACTGACACGAGCGCGTCACGCTGCGCCCCTGGGATTCACGACGCGGCTGACTCCGCGCGCAGAGGCCAGCGATGGATCGGGCTCGGTCTCGTGCTGTTGATTGGCCTTTTGGGCCTGTCCTCGCCACGCGCCCAGACCGATGCGCCGGCATCGCCCCGCGGTCCTGCTGTTCAGGCGGGTACGCCCGGCACGACCTTTGGTCTGACCGAGCCGAGTCGCCCGGCGCCGCCGCTGCAGCGCGAGGGCGACCTGATCCCGGACTGGCAGGCCTGGCTCGAGCTGGCCCGGCTGCAGAGTTATATCAGTGACTACGATGCCTCGCTGAAGGCCTACGACAAGGTCATCGAGCTACGCCCGGATGACACCCAGGCACGCCTGGAACGCATCAAGGTCCTGGTCTGGGCCAATCGCCCCGAGGACGCCTGGACGGCCCTTCAGGCCATTCCGGAGAAGGACTTGGATGCCGAATCCAAGCTGATCATGGCGGATCTCTATGCAACACGGAAGGAGTACGCACGGGCGTCGGCACTCTACCGCACCCATCTTGAAGCGGCGCCGAACGACGAGGCGGTCAGGTTGAAGCTTGCGGAGGTGTTGTCCTGGGAAGAGCGTTATGAGGAGTCGCTCAAAGAGTATCGACTCCTGCTCGAGCGGCGCCCCGATGACCAACAACTGCGCCGGAAGTACGCGTTTGTCCTGTCTTGGGCCGGCAA